A single genomic interval of uncultured Sphaerochaeta sp. harbors:
- a CDS encoding AraC family transcriptional regulator gives MARIREKGEGFPKEKLYVIPRSMLDAFKSNPALRGFVISDAGYFPHARYHLRQRLHGCEQNIFIYCEEGEGFVSIDGVVTHLSKGQAITIPEKTAHLYGASKDHPWSIYWFHFAGDFSPTYVPRALSGRGIKIPHASQSVILGLFTQVFTPLSRGYTHRYLLAASSAAALILSLSYEQEYFTTDTLNVPGVRVIEDLIAYAQSHLTEEITLETFISRSQYSPSRIIQLFKEVTGYSPMAFVQHLRMQRACYYLDATPEPINRIAEYVGFTDQFYFSRVFKKIIGVSPREYRKVAHT, from the coding sequence ATGGCAAGAATTCGTGAGAAGGGAGAGGGCTTTCCCAAGGAGAAACTCTATGTGATCCCACGCAGTATGCTGGATGCGTTCAAATCGAATCCAGCTCTCCGTGGTTTTGTGATCTCTGATGCAGGGTATTTTCCCCATGCTCGCTACCACCTCCGTCAGCGTCTGCATGGGTGCGAACAGAACATCTTCATCTACTGTGAAGAGGGTGAGGGTTTTGTCAGTATAGATGGGGTAGTAACCCATCTTTCCAAAGGACAGGCCATTACCATTCCTGAAAAAACTGCCCATCTCTATGGGGCAAGCAAGGATCACCCTTGGTCGATCTACTGGTTTCACTTTGCAGGTGATTTCTCCCCGACCTATGTCCCTAGAGCGCTTTCAGGGAGGGGTATAAAGATTCCTCATGCTTCCCAGTCGGTTATCCTGGGATTGTTCACACAGGTGTTCACCCCTCTCTCCAGAGGCTACACCCATCGCTACCTACTTGCAGCAAGCAGCGCTGCTGCCCTGATACTCTCGCTCTCCTATGAGCAGGAGTATTTTACTACCGATACATTGAATGTTCCCGGGGTGCGGGTTATTGAGGACCTGATCGCCTATGCCCAGAGTCACCTGACCGAGGAGATAACCCTTGAAACGTTTATCTCACGATCCCAGTACAGTCCAAGTAGGATTATCCAGCTGTTCAAAGAGGTGACCGGCTACTCACCGATGGCTTTTGTGCAGCACCTAAGGATGCAGCGGGCTTGTTACTATCTCGATGCCACTCCAGAGCCAATCAACCGCATTGCAGAGTATGTAGGATTTACTGACCAGTTCTATTTTTCTCGCGTTTTCAAGAAGATAATTGGGGTATCGCCCAGGGAATATAG